The genomic stretch TGACTTTTGTGGTTTAATCATTACCAAAGATTTCTCAGATTGACGCAGATTCTTACCTTATTTAATCACCATAAAAGAAATACTTTAAATATATGGGGCTAAATTCCTACTGGAATGACAAAGAACAAGAAAAAAATATATAATAAGAAAATCAAAGATTTTCAAAGCTTATGTGGACTTCTTATGCATGATTCTAATAAACTTCAAATAACTAAAGTGTTTAAAAACTTTTGTGACTTTTGTGGTTTAATCATTACCAAAGATTTCTCAGATTTATACAGATCTTAAATTATTTTTACTAAAATAAAATATTTTAAAATTAATTTTTCATATAAAACTTTTTTAAGTTGATATCCTATTTTTAATATACAAATACTATTATTATTTTAGCAACTCTAAAATTTGGTTATAATAATTAAGGATATGAAAAAATTAATCTTATTAGGGGCTGTTTCAGCGTTTTTAATCAATTGTAATAAAAAAACTGAAGCTCCAGCTCCAAAAGCTGATACTGATACTATAGCAGTGGAAGAACCTGTAGTAGATACATTAGGACCAAAATCGTTCTGCTATATAGGAGCAGTGGGGAAAGACAGTGTCTTCGCCTCTATTGATGATAATCTGGGAACGATTACCGGAAAATTATCTTATAAAAACAGTGAAAAAGACAGTTCAAAAGGGGATATAACAGGTTTCAAATCAGGAGATACCCTAAAGCTAACTTACGAATTTACCTCTGAAGGCAAAAAAAGCAAAAGAGATATTTATTTCCTGCAGAAAGACAACGTCCTAACAGAAGGAATTGGAGATCATAAGGAAGAAGACGGACAATCGAAATATGCTGACGAAAAAAAGATCACCTATAAAGATGGTCCAAAATTGAATACTGCAGATTGTATGGTGGTTAACAAGGCTGTAAAATAAATACTATTGAAATTAAATATAAATGCTGTTCTCAAATCCGGGAACAGCATTTTATTTTTTACAAAACCTGAGCAACGAAAATAAAATGGTTTTCCGCCGAAACAATTTTATGACTATGTATTCGCTTTATAATCAACCGCAGATTACACGGATTTTCACAGATGTTTAATCAAAATAAAACCTCTGTATCTATAAAAAAATCATACAGGTATTACTAATTAAGATCTGCAAAAGCATTTTCATTCACTCTCACACTAAACACAATCATCTGTGTCCATCTGTAAAATCTGTGGTTAAATTAAAATCAAAGTGATCTGTGGGAGACTATTCATTATCTTCTTTTTCCCAATAATTTTCTACAATATTTCTCATAATACTAACATACGATTTCACATGTGGAAGCTGGGTGAAAACCTGAAACTGATCATGAGTGGTATGAAAATTCATATAAAACAACCAAAATCCAATAGAAAGATAAGGTATAGAAGCAAGTTCCTGAGAACTCACAGAACGGTATTCACAATATCCATCCAGGAAAATATGATAAGCTCTCTGAAATTCTTCATAAGTCATTCTTCCTGCAGATACCTCTAATACAAAATGGATCCAAAAAGTCATGATATCATTCACCAGCCAGCCGTATCCCATAAAATCAAAATCGAAAAAAGTAACCATATCATTATCGAAGTGAAAATTCTTAGGCAGAAAATCAAAATGACAATACCCTTTTGAAAACGTTGAAGTATCAAGTTTTGCCAGCTTACGCTCTATTTCAGCATCAATATTTTGCAGCCATTCATAATCTTCGAGGTTTTCTTTAAAAACAGCCTTTAATTTTTCCAAAGGTTTAAAAACAGTGGTTCGAAGATCAAAATTCCATCGTTCATATTCTACTTTAAAATCTGAGGAAACATTATGAAAGCGGGCCATTTCATTTCCTAAGGCACGAAACTGATTATCATTCATTACTCTAATCACACGACCTTTAGCAAAGGAAAACAGAACGGCATATCTTTCTCCTTCAATAGCTTCCAATTTTAAAATAGGCTTTCCGGAAAGGGCTGTAATTGGATAAGAAACAGATACATGAGCATCTTTCAATGCCTGTAATAGTCTTACTTCCTCTTTAATATGATCTAAACTTCGATGAGAAGAACGATAGATACGAAGTATAAAACGATCCTCTTCCGACTCTACCCGATAGGTATCTCCCACTCCTCTTACCAGAAGTTTACATTGAACATTTTTTAGTCCATATTTTTCAGCAATAAGTTCTGATAATGCAATCGGGCAAAGTGTTGAGTAAGTTGCGGGAAAAATAGATTTCATGGTATTTAATTACTTGTATGTATGATTCAGATCCATATCTGATAAAAATGAGCTTACATGTATTTCAGGCTTCGAAAACGCCCTTCTTCCCTCTTCCTGCCTCCTTTCCTATAATTCTTCCCTAATAATTTCAATAAAACGGTTTACCGCATCATCACTTGTACTCCAGGAAGTAATCAAACGAATGGCAGAAAACTCTTCATCTATTTTTTTCCAGACATAAAACTCGAAATTTTCTGATAAAATCTGAATAAGATCATTGCTTAGAATCGGGAAAATCTGATTGGTGTAAGTATCTGATAAGAACTGAATTCCTTTTTCCTGCAAAGCCTGCTTAATCTTCATCGCCTGTTGATTGGCATGTTTAGCCAACTCAAAATACAGATCATTCTTCATCAGTTCCAGAAACTGGATTCCCAATAACCTGCCTTTTGCCAATAACGCACCTTTCTGCTTGATATTAAATGCAAAATCCTCCTGAAGAGCTGGATTATTAATAACAATGGCCTCTCCTATCAATGCTCCGTTTTTCGTCCCGCCCAGATAGAAAATATCCGTAAGTTCCGCCACTTTTTCCAATGTAAGATCACTGATCTCAGCAGTTAGCCCATGTCCCAGTCTCGCACCATCCATGAATAAATAAAGACTGTTTTCTTTGCAGAATTGGGAAAGTTCCTCCAGCTCTTTAGCCTGATAAATTGTTCCCAACTCTGTAGAATTGGAAATATAAACCATTTTAGGCATTACCTGATGCGGAACATTGCTGTGATTTTCCAACACTGGAAGAATATCAGATGGTCTTAGCTTTCCATCTTCAGTTCCAATGCTTAGGATTTTATGTCCGGTTGATTCAATGGCTCCGGTTTCATTATTCAGAATATGTCCGGTAGATGCTGAAACAGCACATTGATAAGGTTTTAAAACCGAAGAAATCACAATTAAATTGGCTTGCGTTCCTCCGGAAACAAAATAAATATCTGAATCCTTTTTATTGATTTTGGTTTTAATTAATTCTTTTGCCTGCAAAGAATATTGATCTTCTCCATATCCGGCCTGCTGGTCAAGATTATGTTGTAAAAGTGTCTGTAAAATATTCGGGTGACATCCCTCAGAATAATCGTTTTTGAATGAAAATTTCAT from Chryseobacterium indologenes encodes the following:
- a CDS encoding phosphotransferase enzyme family protein, yielding MKSIFPATYSTLCPIALSELIAEKYGLKNVQCKLLVRGVGDTYRVESEEDRFILRIYRSSHRSLDHIKEEVRLLQALKDAHVSVSYPITALSGKPILKLEAIEGERYAVLFSFAKGRVIRVMNDNQFRALGNEMARFHNVSSDFKVEYERWNFDLRTTVFKPLEKLKAVFKENLEDYEWLQNIDAEIERKLAKLDTSTFSKGYCHFDFLPKNFHFDNDMVTFFDFDFMGYGWLVNDIMTFWIHFVLEVSAGRMTYEEFQRAYHIFLDGYCEYRSVSSQELASIPYLSIGFWLFYMNFHTTHDQFQVFTQLPHVKSYVSIMRNIVENYWEKEDNE
- a CDS encoding threonine aldolase family protein, with product MKFSFKNDYSEGCHPNILQTLLQHNLDQQAGYGEDQYSLQAKELIKTKINKKDSDIYFVSGGTQANLIVISSVLKPYQCAVSASTGHILNNETGAIESTGHKILSIGTEDGKLRPSDILPVLENHSNVPHQVMPKMVYISNSTELGTIYQAKELEELSQFCKENSLYLFMDGARLGHGLTAEISDLTLEKVAELTDIFYLGGTKNGALIGEAIVINNPALQEDFAFNIKQKGALLAKGRLLGIQFLELMKNDLYFELAKHANQQAMKIKQALQEKGIQFLSDTYTNQIFPILSNDLIQILSENFEFYVWKKIDEEFSAIRLITSWSTSDDAVNRFIEIIREEL